Within Halococcus salifodinae DSM 8989, the genomic segment ACCGCGCGGTCGAGGGCGCGAAGGGCGAACTCGGGATCTACATCCGGAGCGACGGTACCGACAAACCCGCTCGGTTCAAGATTCGCAGTCCGGCATTCTCGAATNGGCGAACTCGGGATCTACATCCGGAGCGACGGTACCGACAAACCCGCTCGGTTCAAGATTCGCAGTCCGGCATTCTCGAATCTTCAAGCCCTCCCAGAGATGGCCGAAGGCGAGTACATCCCCGATCTGATCGCATCGCTTGCAAGCCTCGACATCGTGCTCGGCGAGGTCGATAGATGATCCCCGAATGGGATTCGGTTCTAAACACACAACGCCACGATCGATATCAACACCACATGCAGACGGGGAAGACCAAGGCAATCACACGATCGATGCGCCGAACACGACTAACGTCTCCCACTGGCGGTAGTGTCGATGCCAGTCCGACGCTTCCGAGGCCGTTGAGTCAGCTCCTCGCGATGAATCCAGCCCTAATCGTGAACTCCAGATCCTGTTCGTGGGTGTCGGTACGTCGTTGATCCCAGTCATCATACTCACGATCTCAGCAGTCGCGGGAGTCTGTGGTGCGCTCAGTGACGCCGCCGGTCAACGAGTCCCTCCAACTGGGCTTGCTTGCGCTCTCTGTCAATCCACCTAGCCGGCTTCTGTTCTAAGGCGGATTCATCGGATGGTTCGCTCAAATTCGCCGTGAGAGCGCTTGGTGGAGCGGATGCTCTGCCCACGACTGCTGGTCCTGCCGAAAGGAGGCGCTTACCTAAAGACGAATGCACGTAGGGGTTACTGGTCGACGAGTACTGCGGCGACTCCGCCCCCGACCATCGTTGGCAGCACGTAGGTCGCTCCGCGATGGATGAGAACAGCGGCCGTCACGGTGGCTATCGAGATTCCACCCGTTGTGCCAGCGACGAGCGCGCCCAACACGGCTGCCACACCACCGAGGCCTCCCGGTAGGGGAGTGATGCTCGCCATTGCACCCGCCGGGATAGCGACCAACACTACTGCCAGTGGAACAGTGTATCCCAGCGCGTACAATGAGAGCCATAGCGATGTCGCCAGTCCTATCCACCCGATCGTCGAGAATAGCAATGCCAGTCCGAGCTTTCGTGGGCTGGTTGCGACCCGCTCGATCGCTGCGAAGAACTCCTCGATACGTCCTTCCAGTGACTCGGCTTCCGGTGGTGAGACCTGCGGGAGTGCTGTGACGACTCGCCGAATGAGTGGCGTCAGGATAGCGACGGCACCCCGCTCGACTCGGTGTCGGTATCGCCACCCGAGAACAGCGATGGCTACAAGCGCCAGCGCGAACGCACCCACTGCTCCAGCTGCCAGCGTGAGGTCTGTGTTGAACGTAAGCGTCGTGGCGAAGTATCCCAATCCAATCAGTGCGAGTCCGATTGAAGGGACGAAGTTCAACGCGTCAACGCTGGCGATGGCTGCGAGTCCCGTCTCGTATTCGCGATTCGAGGCGCGAGAGATGAGCAACGCACTCACGGGTTCGCCACCGGCCTGGCCGAACGGCGTGACATTATTCGCGAACGTCGCGCTGGCGAAGACCAAGACAGCTGTCGAAATTGGGATGGGTGCATCGAGAGCATCCAATACGACCCGAAGGGAGAGACCCCACGCAGTAAGCCAGCAGGCTGCGACACCGACGATCGCGATGAGGATTACCGGTTGGTTCACGGTGAGGGCGCTGTAGATTTCGTGAGGACCAATGATCCAGATCGCAATAGCGAAGGCTATGATGGCACCGAGAAACCCGATTACCGTGGTTCGAACCTGCCCGCTATCAACCATCTTCCTAACATATACTCAACTTCTGTATGTACTTTGTGTATCGATCTGGTGTGTCGATTCAGCAGCCAGAGGTGTTGAACTACAACAAACCGGACACCGACATTGTTTGAACGCTACTGGCTGCATTCTGTCAGCCAAATCCGGCAAGGCTAAGCACCACAATCCGTTATGTGAGTGTGATGGATCGTGAATCGCTCCTGTCGTCGGAGACGTCCCGGGTGAGTGACTCGCCTACGGTCGCCGAGAGGATGCTCGCCATTGGATATGTTCTTATCGGGGCCATGTTCTTTTGCGCCCTCCTTGCACTCCCGATTATCATCTACGCACTCTAATAGAACCATGCGAAAGGCACTGATAGATTGAGCACTCCAGTCCGAGTGCTTCAACTAGCAGCTGTTTCTCCAGCGCTTGGCGGCTTCGCTGATGATTGTAGAAAGCGGAGTAGGCAGTCCGTCAGCTCTCAAGTGATCGTGTTTGACCCTGAAAAGCGTCTCCCTAACACATGAGCGGTTAACCGTTGATTTTGCACACCGACTGCAGAGTCTGATGCACCAACTGGAGATATGGTTATCTCGGATTCACGCACCGTCGTGCGATTATGCTGGAATCGGCGTGCGCCATCGTCGTGCTACCTGCGGGAAAGCCAAAATTGGTCGAGGTCTCGCTAGCGGGCCACCTCTACGAGATGATCGATTTCAGTTGTTGCCTCCCTTCGCGTGCGGTGATTCGCCGTACTTCAGGGTGAAAAACGTGTAGATCACCGAGACCACCATCATGAGGATGGTAGCGATACCAACAAAGTGGGCTTGGAACGGTACTCCCATTTCTTCGGGATTGGGTTCCTCCTCGCCGCCCCCACTACTCGCACCGCCTTGTTGAACCGTGACGGAGCCAGTCATGCCTGCACTCCGGTGTGGCTGACAGTAGTATTCGTAGGTGCCTGTCGTGGAAAACGTGTGAGAATAAGTGTGGCCAGTGTTGTATGTTTTTGAGGACGGTCCGCTGGTGCCTTGCCAGTTTGATCCCCCAGGCTGGCTGTTGGGAACGATGTTGTGATTGTCCGACTCCCACGACCACCGTACTGTCGTCCCCGGTGCGATCGTGACCTGTGCTGGTTCGAAGGTGAGGCTGCCACCTGGCCCCACTGCCACCTGCTTCGTGGGGCCACCGCCTGACGGTGACTGACCACCAGTCTGGTTCCCGCCAGTTGCATTCCTGCCGGTCATGTTGCCACCACTGGTGGCGTTGCCGCTGGTCTGATTCCCGCCTCCAGACTGATTCCCATTCCCGGAGGCGTTGCCCTGCTGTGCGGCAGCCGTGTCGCTGGCCGCAGTGCCGCCGGCCACGGCACCTGCTGCCAGCAGAAACTCCCGCCGCTTCATAGCTACGTGGGCTTATGACTGGCTCCGGATAAGTCCACCGCGGGGGTATGAATTTTCTTCTCAACAACGCTCTCGTGAAGGAGATTGTGGTAGCCGTGAAACTGCTCGATCCAGAGCAGAGATACCAGTCATGAGGCTCTGGATACATCTGATCAGTTATTGGTTGATTCTCGCAATCAGGCAGCAAAACCACCCAACAGCTGTCCACCAACAATGCACTTCACAAGAGCGTCCATCTGTAACTGAGTGACAAACAGCATTACTGCGGCTGGAACCGAAGTCGGTTCCTGGACGGAATGAGGAGAAGGTCAGTGTGGTACTGATTTGATAGTGTATATTTACTCGTCCTTAGCTCTCTAAGCCCGAGTAAGTAGGTGAATTCGACATCCTCGAATTCAATGGCGTTCACAGGACGATCACCCATGCCGCGACGAGGATGACACCCACTCCCGTTGCCCAGCGGAGCGCGCGATCGAGAGTGTGGATGACTGTATAGCATCGCCGACGATCTCGGAAGATCTATCGCAGCGAGGCGGATAGCACCCGATGAGGACTGTGAAAGGAAGTCCGTCGGCGTTTGCCTAGCGGACACTGTCCTTGGTGGCTCCAAGGAAATACTACCCGTCGTGTCATACCCTGCTCCCGAAACCACCTGTTCCGATGTACTTGCCGCGAACGTCTCAACAAGCCTCTCACAACCGCTATAGCGAGAGAATAAGGCTGTCTGATGGACCGCGAAAGCGGGCGCGTCGGCGGAGCTGGTGGGCGCTGTCCTCAGTAGCACGAGGAGTGCTGTCTAAGTTGGCGACAATCTCACCATCGAAACGGCATGTTCCGGCGCGCTCGCCGCGAAAATCCATCTCCCGGTCGTGAATTAGCTGCAAAATTACCCTGTTCAGCAGCCTATCTATAGTAACGCCGTGGACCGTCAGTTGACGCGTCGACGGTGCTGACGAGCATGCGTCCTGGGGTAATCCTGGGAACCGCGATAACCAAACTCGTCGTCGAAACCCATTGTTCCGACGCGTCTACGCTCGACAGTGGTGAGGAACAAGCGACCGTGAGAGTGAGCGCGTCGGCGGCGCTGGCGAAGTCAATCAGGGGTAGCGCCCATCGATACTGTCCGGACTCCGCCGACGAAATGCATGTTCCGGCGTGCTCGCCACGAGAGTCCCCTCACACGCGAGCTGGAGGGTGGTCAGTAGCGCACGCAGCGAAAGGTCTTACACCCATCCCAGCGGATTCATCCATAGCGGACCGCGACAGCGAGCGCGTGCGGCGGTGCTGGCGGGACACTGTCCTCGGGTGGCGACCGAGGGGATTGCGAGAGCGTCAACAACCCTGCCAACGAAATTCATTGTTCCCCACGCGCTCGCCGCGAGAGTCCCCCTGTCGCAACATCGATTGAGAGAGCATGCCCTGTTGATCGATAGACAGCGAAGGAGTTGGGT encodes:
- a CDS encoding lysylphosphatidylglycerol synthase transmembrane domain-containing protein; the encoded protein is MVDSGQVRTTVIGFLGAIIAFAIAIWIIGPHEIYSALTVNQPVILIAIVGVAACWLTAWGLSLRVVLDALDAPIPISTAVLVFASATFANNVTPFGQAGGEPVSALLISRASNREYETGLAAIASVDALNFVPSIGLALIGLGYFATTLTFNTDLTLAAGAVGAFALALVAIAVLGWRYRHRVERGAVAILTPLIRRVVTALPQVSPPEAESLEGRIEEFFAAIERVATSPRKLGLALLFSTIGWIGLATSLWLSLYALGYTVPLAVVLVAIPAGAMASITPLPGGLGGVAAVLGALVAGTTGGISIATVTAAVLIHRGATYVLPTMVGGGVAAVLVDQ
- a CDS encoding plastocyanin/azurin family copper-binding protein; its protein translation is MKRREFLLAAGAVAGGTAASDTAAAQQGNASGNGNQSGGGNQTSGNATSGGNMTGRNATGGNQTGGQSPSGGGPTKQVAVGPGGSLTFEPAQVTIAPGTTVRWSWESDNHNIVPNSQPGGSNWQGTSGPSSKTYNTGHTYSHTFSTTGTYEYYCQPHRSAGMTGSVTVQQGGASSGGGEEEPNPEEMGVPFQAHFVGIATILMMVVSVIYTFFTLKYGESPHAKGGNN